In Equus przewalskii isolate Varuska chromosome 15, EquPr2, whole genome shotgun sequence, a single genomic region encodes these proteins:
- the COMMD2 gene encoding COMM domain-containing protein 2 isoform X1, whose amino-acid sequence MLLDLSEEHKEHLAFLPRVDSAVVAEFGRIAVEFLRRGANPKIYEGAARKLSVSTDTVQHGVEGLTYLLTESSKLLISELDFQDSVFVLGFSEELNKLLLQLYLDNRKEIRTILSELAPDLPSYHSLEWRLDVQNIFIPPRRNTRLSAVTAFPPPCSPSQPLIHFLWICLFRPFHDAVFLAMRLPPGAQELAQEMAGTETALIQPECGEVVEERHQMRGSASGREGEP is encoded by the exons ATGCTGCTGGACTTGTCGGAGGAGCATAAGGAGCACCTGGCGTTCCTGCCGCGAGTGGACAGCGCGG TGGTCGCCGAGTTCGGGCGGATCGCGGTGGAGTTCCTGAGGCGAGGCGCGAACCCCAAGATCTACGAGGGCGCCGCCA GAAAGCTCAGCGTGAGCACTGACACGGTCCAGCATGGGGTGGAGGGGCTGACGTACCTCCTCACGGAGAGCTCGAAGCTGCTG ATATCTGAGCTGGATTTCCAAGACTCTGTCTTCGTTCTGGGATTCTCTGAAGAACTGAACAAACTGTTGCTTCAGCTTTATCTGGATAACAGAAAGGAGATCAGGACCATTCTCAGTGAGTTGGCACCAGACCTTCCCAGTTACCACAGCCTCGAATGGCGACTGGATGTACAg aacattttcatccctcCCAGAAGAAACACACGTCTGTCAGCAGTCACTGCATttccccctccctgcagcccctcgcaaccactaatccacttccTGTGGATTTGCCTCTTCCGGCCATTTCAT GACGCCGTGTTCCTGGCGATGCGGCTGCCTCCTGGAGCTCAAGAGCTGGCGCAAGAAATGGCAGGGACGGAAACAGCGCTGATTCAGCCAGAGTGCGGTGAGGTCGTGGAAGAGAGGCACCAAATGAGGGGCTCTGCGTCCGGAAGAGAGGGA
- the COMMD2 gene encoding COMM domain-containing protein 2 isoform X2 — translation MLLDLSEEHKEHLAFLPRVDSAVVAEFGRIAVEFLRRGANPKIYEGAARKLSVSTDTVQHGVEGLTYLLTESSKLLISELDFQDSVFVLGFSEELNKLLLQLYLDNRKEIRTILSELAPDLPSYHSLEWRLDVQLASRSLRQQIKPSVTIKLRLNQNGAHTTQVLQTDPATLVRLVQQLEQALEEMKTNHCRRVVRNVK, via the exons ATGCTGCTGGACTTGTCGGAGGAGCATAAGGAGCACCTGGCGTTCCTGCCGCGAGTGGACAGCGCGG TGGTCGCCGAGTTCGGGCGGATCGCGGTGGAGTTCCTGAGGCGAGGCGCGAACCCCAAGATCTACGAGGGCGCCGCCA GAAAGCTCAGCGTGAGCACTGACACGGTCCAGCATGGGGTGGAGGGGCTGACGTACCTCCTCACGGAGAGCTCGAAGCTGCTG ATATCTGAGCTGGATTTCCAAGACTCTGTCTTCGTTCTGGGATTCTCTGAAGAACTGAACAAACTGTTGCTTCAGCTTTATCTGGATAACAGAAAGGAGATCAGGACCATTCTCAGTGAGTTGGCACCAGACCTTCCCAGTTACCACAGCCTCGAATGGCGACTGGATGTACAg CTTGCAAGCAGAAGCCTCAGACAACAGATTAAACCATCAGTGACTATAAAACTGCGCCTTAACCAGAATGGAGCTCACACCACCCAGGTTTTGCAGACGGACCCAGCCACCCTGGTCCGTTTGGTGCAGCAGCTGGAACAAGCACTGGAGGAGATGAAAACAAACCACTGTAGGAGAGTCGTGCGCAACGTCAAGTAG